In Caloenas nicobarica isolate bCalNic1 chromosome 5, bCalNic1.hap1, whole genome shotgun sequence, a single genomic region encodes these proteins:
- the BAG5 gene encoding BAG family molecular chaperone regulator 5, translating into MDMGNQHPSVKRLHEIQKEVKEIEQQVVVFSGLSTDPDYKKLERSLTKQLFEIDSVDTEGKGDIQQARKRAAQETERLLKELEQNANHPRRLEIEAIFKEAQSLVEREITPFYKGGNCISDEFEEGIQDIVLRLTQVKTGGKVSLRKARYRTLTKVCAVQEIIENCVKQQLSLPLSNEVHPSVSKINSVMCDVNKARGTLIALLMGVSSNDTCRHLSCVLTGLIADLDALDVCGRTEIRNYRKEVVEEINKLQKYLDLEEEANSTHAYDLAQNQSILKIEEIRKKMKEVNSLLLKTENASDLYLGSKAELQGLIAHLDEVSLGKNPCIREARRRAVIEVQALITYIDLKEALEKRQMYPEKTAAEHQSLKAVWTVLGNLSQIQQEVISFDGNRTDKNYMRLEELLTKQLLALDAVDPQGDERCKAARKQAVKLAQNILYYLDMKTDEWEY; encoded by the coding sequence ATGGATATGGGTAACCAACACCCCTCCGTAAAACGGTTgcatgaaatacagaaagaagtCAAAGAGATCGAACAGCAAGTGGTTGTCTTTAGTGGTCTGTCGACTGACCCAGATTACAAGAAATTAGAAAGGAGTCTTACCAAACAGCTTTTTGAAATAGATTCTGTAGACACCGAAGGAAAAGGGGATATTCAGCAAGCCAGAAAGCGAGCTGCCCAGGAAACAgagaggctgctgaaggaactGGAACAAAATGCAAACCATCCACGCAGACTGGAAATAGAGGCTATATTCAAGGAGGCACAGTCACTTGTGGAGCGTGAGATTACACCTTTTTACAAAGGGGGTAACTGCATAAGTGACGAATTTGAAGAAGGTATTCAGGACATTGTATTGAGGCTCACCCAGGTGAAAACTGGAGGGAAAGTTTCTTTACGCAAAGCAAGATACCGCACTCTCACAAAAGTATGTGCTGTTCAGGAGATTATAGAAAACTGCGTAAAGCAACAGCTGTCCCTGCCACTCTCTAATGAGGTGCATCCTTCTGTCTCCAAAATTAACTCAGTAATGTGTGATGTGAACAAAGCAAGAGGAACTTTAATTGCACTTCTAATGGGAGTGAGTAGTAATGATACCTGCAGGCATCTGTCCTGTGTGCTCACAGGCCTCATTGCTGATTTGGATGCTTTAGATGTCTGTGGTCGCACGGAAATAAGAAATTACAGAAAGGAAGTAGTGGAAGAGATCAATAAATTGCAGAAGTACCTGGACTTGGAAGAAGAAGCAAATTCTACTCACGCTTATGATTTGGCGCAAAATCAGTCCATTCTAAAAATAGAAGAGATCCgcaagaaaatgaaggaagtTAATTCTTTACTTCTAAAAACAGAGAATGCTTCTGATTTGTATTTGGGGTCCAAAGCAGAATTGCAGGGATTAATTGCTCACTTGGATGAGGTGAGTCTAGGAAAAAACCCCTGTATTAGAGAAGCCAGGAGAAGAGCAGTCATAGAAGTTCAAGCTCTTATAACATATATTGATTTGAAGGAAGCActtgaaaaaaggcaaatgtatCCTGAGAAGACTGCTGCTGAACATCAGTCTCTTAAAGCAGTTTGGACTGTTCTTGGAAACTTGTCTCAGATTCAGCAGGAGGTGATTTCATTTGATGGAAACAGAACAGATAAAAATTACATGAGATTGGAAGAACTTCTCACGAAACAACTTTTAGCACTTGATGCTGTTGATCCACAAGGAGACGAGCGGTGTAAGGCTGCCAGAAAGCAGGCGGTGAAGCTTGCGCAGAATATTCTTTACTACCTGGACATGAAAACAGATGAATGGGAATACTGA